The Ursus arctos isolate Adak ecotype North America unplaced genomic scaffold, UrsArc2.0 scaffold_25, whole genome shotgun sequence DNA segment GGgaggtgcccagcacagggcagaACAATGAGTCCTGTTCAGAATCATCGGACTGCAAGGAGGGCGTCATCCTACCAATCTGGTATCCGGAGAACCCTTCCCTTGGGGACAAGATTGCCAGGGTCATTGTCTATTTTGTGGCCCTAATATACATGTTCCTTGGGGTGTCCATCATTGCTGACCGCTTTATGGCATCTATCGAAGTCATCACTTCTCAAGAGAGAGAGGTGACTATCAAAAAGCCCAATGGAGAGACCAGCACGACGACGATTCGGATCTGGAACGAGACTGTCTCCAACCTGACCCTGATGGCCTTGGGTTCCTCTGCTCCTGAGATCCTTCTCTCTTTAATCGAGGTGTGTGGTCATGGGTTCATTGCTGGCGATCTGGGACCTTCTACCATCGTAGGTAGTGCAGCCTTTAACATGTTCATCATCATCGGCATCTGCGTCTACGTGATCCCCGACGGAGAGGCGCGCAAGATCAAGCACCTGCGCGTCTTCCTCATCACTGCTGCTTGGAGCATCTTTGCTTACATCTGGCTCTATATGATCCTGGCCGTCTTCTCCCCTGGGGTGGTTCAGGTTTGGGAAGGccttctcactctctccttctttccagtGTGTGTCCTTCTGGCCTGGGTGGCAGATAGGCGACTGCTCTTCTACAAATACATGCACAAAAAGTACCGCACAGACAAACACCGAGCGATCATCATAGAGACAGAGGGCGACCACCCCAAGGGCATTGAGATGGACGGGAAAATGATGAATTCCCACTTCCTGGATGGGCACCTGGTGCccctggaagggaaggaagtagATGAGTCCCGCAGGGAGATGATCCGGATTCTCAAGGATCTGAAGCAAAAGCACCCAGAGAAGGACTTAGATCAGCTGGTAGAGATGGCCAATTACTATGCTCTTTCCCACCAACAGAAGAGTCGTGCCTTCTACCGGATCCAGGCTACCCGTATGATGACCGGCGCGGGCAATATCCTGAAGAGGCACGCGGCAGAACAAGCCAAAAAGGCCTCCAGCATAAACGAGGTGCACACCAGTGAGCCTGAGGACTTCGTCTCGAAGGTCTTCTTCGACCCGTGCTCTTACCAGTGCCTGGAGAACTGCGGGGCTGTACTCCTGACCGTGGTGAGGAAAGGGGGGGACATGTCCAAGACCGTGTACGTGGACTACAAAACAGAGGACGGCTCTGCCAATGCAGGGGCTGACTATGAGTTCACAGAGGGCACTGTGGTTCTGAAGCCAGGAGAGACCCAGAAGGAGTTCTCGGTGGGTATCATCGATGACGACATTTTTGAGGAGGATGAACACTTCTTTGTGAGGCTGAGCAACGTCCGCATAGAGGAGCAGCCGCCGGAGGAGGGGATGCCTCCCCTCGTACTCAACAATCTGCCAGTGCCTCGGGCCATCCTGGCGTCCCCTTACGTGGCCACGGTCACCATCCTGGATGATGACCACGCGGGCATCTTCACTTTTGAATGTGACACTCTTCGTGTCAGTGAGAGTATTGGTGTCCTGGAGGTCAAGGTTCTGCGGACATCAGGTGCCCGGGGCACAGTAATCGTCCCCTTTAGGACCGTAGAGGGGACAGCCAAGGGTGGTGGCGAGGATTTTGAAGACACATACGGGGAGCTGGAGTTCAAGAATGATGAAACTGTGTAAGTAACCTTTCCATATTCTAGCCCCCTGCGTCCCTTGCCATCTCTTTCTGTCCTTACGATTCTTCCTCATACCGCGGTAATGTCAAACCTGGGTCCCAGCACAGGTGTGCGGGATCAGCAGGCACCCCTGGTGGGTTCCGTTTCCAAACCTTCCTTCCGTTTTTTCACTTTCAGTTGTCTCTGGGCAGGGAATCCTGTGGCAGGAGCTAAGGacgcagaacattccatccactGGAACTCAGAATGATGGCCGGTGGAGGTGTGGGGCGACAGAAGTTTTGATGTCAGATTTAGGAGAATTCTTGTGACTAAGCAGGAGCTAGGAGACGGGTTgggtctctccttcctcctctcctcatgCCAAAGGCCCAAATGAGCCTTGAGACTGATCCTTTCCATTCTGAGGCAGCGCCAGCCCAATCAAGGGCATGCTCGGGGAAGCAAGTGGCCTTGGCTTTTTTGCCCCCAGGGCCATATTGCGGTTGTATTGTATGACCAGACTTCAGGCATCTCTCCTTCAATTTGGAAATTGCAAGGTTGGTTGAAACTTGGCAATCTCTGTAAATGCTGTAGGCTGTTTTATGGTATGAGACTCGCCCAGGCTGGGTGAGATGAGTCAGTATAGCTTGGGTCCTGGAGGCATCTTGCAGAAGCAGAACTCCCAGAGCAGTGGCCACCTGTCTTTGGTCCCAGGCGTGAGCTCCAAAATCTGGCTAAGCAATCTAGGAGGCACGTCTTAGGAATTGGGGGCGAAAATATATCTTCAGTGTGGTCATCTCTTTTCACAGTCTGGAATTCTCCCAGAATACTTCTCAGGCTAGTGGCCCATTTACCCTTCAGACATGGTGGGTACTGCACTTCCATGACCTTGAGCACTGTAGGGGCTCTCCCCATTGAACCTTCTTGTACTAGGTGTTCTGggggtgtgttttgttttgtttttgtttttctcagatgGATagctttgaaaaagaaacagaatgactTTCCCCAGGATTTGCAGGTTATGGGAGACCAGACTTTCCAGGGAGGCCGAGAAGGGGGAAACTTGTCTCTGAATTCCTGCTCATGTCCACAAGAAAGAAGCAGTAGCAGGAGGGGGCATGAGGACAAAAGGGGCATCTAGGAAGGGGGGATGTCAAACTGCTCCAAGACCCTGCTAAGGACACTTTGAGTGGAAAATGGAAACATACCACATGTAGGAGAGTGAAGGACGGAGCAAACGGGGAGGGGAGCCCATAGGACTGAGGGAGAGGGGTCATAGAAGTGCTTCCTCCAGGCCCAGGCAGGGGGCGGGGCTCCAAAGGGGTTGGATGGTGCTGACAGCAGagctgagtgagccacccaggggacTCTCTTTCGTCCTCCTGCAATCCCTTCCTAATAATGTGACTCTGGGCAAGACGCTTAGTCTCGGCTCGGAGAACTCAACTGTCTGACCTGCAAAGTGGGAACAACAATACTTTCCTTGCCTGGAGGCAGGGTCGAATCCTTTTGCAGTTCCTCCCTGCTCCAGGATTTTCTGAACCA contains these protein-coding regions:
- the SLC8A3 gene encoding sodium/calcium exchanger 3 isoform X1 encodes the protein MAWLRLQPLTSAFLHFGLITFVLFLNGLRAEAGGSGEVPSTGQNNESCSESSDCKEGVILPIWYPENPSLGDKIARVIVYFVALIYMFLGVSIIADRFMASIEVITSQEREVTIKKPNGETSTTTIRIWNETVSNLTLMALGSSAPEILLSLIEVCGHGFIAGDLGPSTIVGSAAFNMFIIIGICVYVIPDGEARKIKHLRVFLITAAWSIFAYIWLYMILAVFSPGVVQVWEGLLTLSFFPVCVLLAWVADRRLLFYKYMHKKYRTDKHRAIIIETEGDHPKGIEMDGKMMNSHFLDGHLVPLEGKEVDESRREMIRILKDLKQKHPEKDLDQLVEMANYYALSHQQKSRAFYRIQATRMMTGAGNILKRHAAEQAKKASSINEVHTSEPEDFVSKVFFDPCSYQCLENCGAVLLTVVRKGGDMSKTVYVDYKTEDGSANAGADYEFTEGTVVLKPGETQKEFSVGIIDDDIFEEDEHFFVRLSNVRIEEQPPEEGMPPLVLNNLPVPRAILASPYVATVTILDDDHAGIFTFECDTLRVSESIGVLEVKVLRTSGARGTVIVPFRTVEGTAKGGGEDFEDTYGELEFKNDETVKTIRVKIVDEEEYERQENFFIVLGEPKWMERGISALLLSPEVTDRKLTVEEEEAKRIAEMGKPVLGEHPKLEVIIEESFEFKNTVDKLIKKTNLATVVGTHSWRDQFMEAITVSAAGDEDEDESGEERLPSCFDYVMHFLTVFWKVLFACVPPTEYCHGWACFVVSILIIGMLTAIIGDLASHFGCTIGLKDSVTAVVFVAFGTSVPDMFASKAAAIQDLYSDASIGNVTGSNAINVFLGIGLAWSVAAIYWALQGQEFYVSAGTLAFSVTLFTIFAFVCISVLLYRRRPHLGGELGGPRGCKLATTWLFVSLWLLYILFATLEAYCYIKGF
- the SLC8A3 gene encoding sodium/calcium exchanger 3 isoform X2, which encodes MAWLRLQPLTSAFLHFGLITFVLFLNGLRAEAGGSGEVPSTGQNNESCSESSDCKEGVILPIWYPENPSLGDKIARVIVYFVALIYMFLGVSIIADRFMASIEVITSQEREVTIKKPNGETSTTTIRIWNETVSNLTLMALGSSAPEILLSLIEVCGHGFIAGDLGPSTIVGSAAFNMFIIIGICVYVIPDGEARKIKHLRVFLITAAWSIFAYIWLYMILAVFSPGVVQVWEGLLTLSFFPVCVLLAWVADRRLLFYKYMHKKYRTDKHRAIIIETEGDHPKGIEMDGKMMNSHFLDGHLVPLEGKEVDESRREMIRILKDLKQKHPEKDLDQLVEMANYYALSHQQKSRAFYRIQATRMMTGAGNILKRHAAEQAKKASSINEVHTSEPEDFVSKVFFDPCSYQCLENCGAVLLTVVRKGGDMSKTVYVDYKTEDGSANAGADYEFTEGTVVLKPGETQKEFSVGIIDDDIFEEDEHFFVRLSNVRIEEQPPEEGMPPLVLNNLPVPRAILASPYVATVTILDDDHAGIFTFECDTLRVSESIGVLEVKVLRTSGARGTVIVPFRTVEGTAKGGGEDFEDTYGELEFKNDETVKTIRVKIVDEEEYERQENFFIVLGEPKWMERGISEVTDRKLTVEEEEAKRIAEMGKPVLGEHPKLEVIIEESFEFKNTVDKLIKKTNLATVVGTHSWRDQFMEAITVSAAGDEDEDESGEERLPSCFDYVMHFLTVFWKVLFACVPPTEYCHGWACFVVSILIIGMLTAIIGDLASHFGCTIGLKDSVTAVVFVAFGTSVPDMFASKAAAIQDLYSDASIGNVTGSNAINVFLGIGLAWSVAAIYWALQGQEFYVSAGTLAFSVTLFTIFAFVCISVLLYRRRPHLGGELGGPRGCKLATTWLFVSLWLLYILFATLEAYCYIKGF